The following coding sequences lie in one Oryctolagus cuniculus chromosome 7, mOryCun1.1, whole genome shotgun sequence genomic window:
- the C2CD4D gene encoding C2 calcium-dependent domain-containing protein 4D, translating into MWLLEKAGYRVGTAEPRARWAPSSLFPKRRSPAPAMRACPNVLTPDRIPQFCIPPRLPDPGGAEPHAGRDVCVRGLPAACSLPHLAGREGLAFLPESPHTRRRESLFHSPGPAPATGLSPALARLHVSAPDLRLCRAPDSDTASSPDSSPFGSPRPGPGRHRQPSLSPGASSADTSPYAPRRAGPPTPPLFHLDFLCCQLRPTKESVLRLEPRGGQLRLSAEYQAGPARLRLRLVSAEGLPRPRPGPGSGGGGCCVVLRLRPRVRPRAQRSRVVKCSVNPIFNEDFFFDGLGPPDLAARTLRAKVLDRGAGLRRDVLLGECETPLIVLLPPLGGGLGPGSSLAPTHLSL; encoded by the coding sequence ATGTGGCTCTTGGAGAAGGCGGGCTACAGAGTGGGCACCGCAGAGCCGCGGGCCCGCTGGGCGCCCTCCAGCCTGTTCCCTAAGCGCCGCAGCCCAGCGCCCGCGATGCGCGCCTGCCCCAACGTCCTCACGCCGGATCGCATCCCGCAGTTCTGCATCCCGCCTCGGCTTCCGGACCCAGGCGGCGCCGAGCCCCATGCCGGGCGCGACGTGTGCGTCCGCGGCCTCCCCGCCGCCTGCTCGCTGCCGCACCTGGCGGGCCGCGAAGGCCTGGCCTTCCTGCCCGAGAGCCCGCACACGCGACGGCGCGAGTCGCTGTTCCACTCGCCGGGGCCCGCGCCAGCTACGGGGCTGTCCCCGGCTCTGGCCCGGCTGCACGTGTCCGCCCCGGACCTGCGCCTCTGCCGGGCCCCAGACAGCGACACGGCCTCGTCGCCCGACTCATCGCCCTTCGGCTCCCCGAGGCCCGGCCCCGGCCGGCACCGGCAGCCCTCGCTGTCCCCCGGGGCCAGCTCAGCGGACACCAGCCCGTACGCGCCGCGCCGCGCGGGGCCGCCCACGCCGCCGCTCTTCCACCTGGACTTCCTGTGCTGCCAGCTGCGGCCCACCAAGGAGAGCGTGCTGCGCCTGGAGCCGCGCGGCGGCCAGCTGCGCCTCTCCGCCGAGTACCAGGCCGGGCCCGCGCGGCTGCGCCTGCGCCTGGTCAGCGCCGAGGGCCTGCCCCGGCCGCGGCCCGGCcccggcagcggcggcggcggctgctgcgtGGTGCTGCGGCTGCGGCCCCGCGTCCGGCCGCGGGCCCAGCGGAGCCGCGTGGTCAAGTGCAGCGTCAACCCCATCTTCAACGAGGACTTCTTCTTCGACGGGCTGGGTCCGCCAGACCTGGCCGCCCGCACCCTGAGGGCCAAGGTGCTGGACAGGGGCGCGGGGCTCCGCAGGGACGTGCTGCTGGGGGAGTGCGAGACGCCCCTTATCGTCCTGCTGCCCCCCTTGGGTGGGGGGCTAGGTCCAGGGTCCTCACTGGCGCCAACCCATCTCAGCCTGTAG
- the THEM5 gene encoding acyl-coenzyme A thioesterase THEM5 yields MIRRGVQAIARLGHPGALPGASCVLPRLDLASAFASSTDNLISRFCLQKTDLKDYALPNASWCPDMLSLYQEFLEKTKSGGWIKLPSFKSNRDHIQGLKLPSGLAVTSDKGDWRIFTRCIPAEGQGYEYVIFFHPSEKKSVCLFQPGPYLEGAPGFAHGGSLAAIMDETFSKTAYLAGEGLFTLSLSIRFKNLIPLGSLAVLNVEVEKIEDQKLYMSCVTQSRDQQIVYAKSSGVFLQLQLEEESLQ; encoded by the exons ATGATAAGGAGAGGCGTCCAGGCGATAGCAAGGCTCGGCCACCCCGGAGCCCTCCCCGGGGCCTCCTGTGTCCTGCCCAGACTTGACCTTGCCTCGGCGTTTGCCTCCTCCACGGACAACCTG ATCTCGAGATTCTGTCTACAGAAGACGGACCTGAAGGACTATGCCCTTCCTAATGCCAGCTGGTGTCCCGACATGCTGAGCCTGTACCAAGAGTTTCTGGAGAAGACCAAGTCTGGCGGCTGGATCAAGCTGCCTTCCTTCAAGTCCAACAGAGACCACATCCAGGGGCTGAAGCTCCCCTCGGGGTTGGCGGTCACCTCGG ACAAAGGTGACTGGCGCATCTTCACCAGGTGCATCCCAGCGGAAGGGCAAGGTTACGAGTATGTCATCTTCTTCCACCCATCCGAGAagaagtctgtctgtcttttccagCCAGGCCCCTACCTAGAGGGGGCCCCCGG GTTCGCACACGGAGGGTCCCTGGCAGCCATCATGGACGAGACCTTTTCCAAGACAGCCTACTTGGCTGGAGAGGGGCTGTTCACACTAAGCCTCAGCATCAGGTTCAAGAA CTTGATCCCCCTGGGCTCTCTGGCGGTCCTGAACGTTGAAGTGGAGAAGATCGAGGACCAGAAGCTGTACATGTCCTGTGTCACCCAGAGCAGAGACCAGCAGATAGTCTACGCCAAGTCCTCAG GTGTTTtcctgcagctgcagctggaAGAAGAGTCACTCCAGTAA